A genomic stretch from Arachis stenosperma cultivar V10309 chromosome 3, arast.V10309.gnm1.PFL2, whole genome shotgun sequence includes:
- the LOC130968193 gene encoding serine/threonine-protein phosphatase 7 long form homolog translates to MMDEEEALQRIMVVREAFMVSPAGDSKPTLRNARFLNPIISSDAKSTDHHVSDSNSKALSSSFSAVPPVFEPKNWPMKIETLWWRSPPKKWVHWLDTLYPKYASMWKKVGILDALMSTKCNILKTNSSMELYVGVAEKWCPETNTFVFPWGEATITLEDVMVLGGYPVIGGPVFTARKDEEMKYIEEKLISGRKEAGRSKQNKASMSAWMGVFMDSGKEIEHEAFLAAWLSTFVFPNGDLIAKSVFPIAIQLARGVSIALAPAVLASIYRDLDLLKKAIVGVKENKVVEKDVKLQVTLRSPFHLVQVWVWERFKNLQPPQPKVIKSGEPIVTRWHEVKPAKLENVRAALNSSVDHFLWRPYARLASGKYKVFYPEHEKWIQLGKDSDSVKELEAYASCLRVSELVGFGSDSIVKQYLPNRVALQFGLDQDIPACVQRLDKSEAMAWENYCRPISERKLYFPSRLFEADVTSGYAEWWKNSVLCNFDPAIHIAQHKKRAGFSNIAALLNKAKTKNQ, encoded by the coding sequence ATGATGGATGAAGAAGAAGCATTGCAGAGGATCATGGTGGTAAGAGAAGCCTTCATGGTTTCACCAGCTGGTGATAGCAAACCAACTCTGAGAAATGCCCGTTTTTTGAATCCCATCATTTCTTCGGATGCAAAATCCACTGATCATCATGTTTCGGATTCTAATTCTAAGGCTCTTTCATCTTCTTTCTCCGCTGTTCCACCAGTTTTCGAACCCAAGAACTGGCCTATGAAAATTGAAACCCTATGGTGGCGTTCCCCACCAAAAAAATGGGTTCATTGGTTGGATACCCTTTATCCAAAATATGCTTCAATGTGGAAGAAAGTTGGCATCCTTGATGCTCTAATGAGCACAAAGTGTAACATACTCAAAACAAACTCATCAATGGAGCTTTATGTTGGGGTTGCTGAGAAATGGTGTCCTGAGACCAACACTTTTGTGTTTCCATGGGGTGAAGCTACAATCACCTTGGAGGACGTCATGGTTTTGGGGGGTTACCCTGTTATTGGTGGCCCCGTTTTTACTGCTCGTAAGGACGAGGAAATGAAGTATATTGAAGAGAAATTGATTTCCGGAAGAAAAGAAGCTGGAAGGAGCAAACAGAATAAAGCTTCCATGTCTGCTTGGATGGGTGTTTTCATGGATAGTGGGAAGGAGATTGAACATGAAGCGTTTCTTGCTGCTTGGTTATCAACTTTTGTTTTTCCTAATGGAGATTTGATAGCAAAGAGCGTGTTCCCTATAGCCATTCAACTAGCTAGAGGGGTTTCGATTGCATTGGCGCCGGCGGTTCTGGCGAGTATTTACAGGGATTTGGACTTGTTGAAGAAAGCAATTGTTGGAGTGAAAGAAAACAAGGTTGTCGAGAAGGATGTAAAATTACAAGTTACCCTCCGATCACCGTTTCATTTGGTTCAGGTTTGGGTGTGGGAGAGGTTCAAGAACTTGCAACCGCCGCAACCGAAGGTGATCAAAAGTGGAGAACCTATAGTCACAAGGTGGCATGAGGTTAAGCCTGCGAAATTGGAGAATGTGAGAGCGGCATTGAACTCATCCGTGGATCATTTTCTTTGGAGGCCATATGCAAGACTTGCTAGTGGTAAGTACAAAGTTTTCTATCCTGAGCATGAGAAATGGATACAATTAGGCAAAGATTCAGATTCGGTTAAAGAGCTTGAAGCTTATGCTAGTTGTTTGAGAGTTTCGGAGCTAGTTGGGTTTGGTTCTGATAGCATAGTAAAGCAGTACCTCCCGAATCGCGTCGCTTTGCAGTTTGGATTGGATCAAGATATACCGGCTTGTGTGCAAAGATTAGATAAGAGTGAAGCTATGGCTTGGGAAAATTATTGCAGGCCTATATCTGAAAGAAAATTGTACTTTCCTTCTCGGTTGTTTGAGGCAGATGTTACTTCAGGGTATGCAGAGTGGTGGAAGAATTCAGTGTTGTGCAATTTCGATCCTGCTATTCATATTGCACAGCACAAAAAACGTGCAGGATTTTCGAATATCGCTGCTCTACTCAATAAAGCAAAAACGAAAAACCAGTGA